The DNA sequence GGGGAATGTCAACGACCAGCCACGTGTTAGGGGTGGTGGCACCGCatctgctgcggtgcggcaccgcacacacgccctgACCGACGGCACCGGCGGTAAGCAGACGCCCTTCCAAGCGTCGCTCACGCCTTTCCACacggagcggcagcaccacaccCCTGTCGAGGCCGTCGCCTTTCACCGCTCTGGCGACAtcttcgccagcggcagctgggACGGTGTACTCGTACTGCACAACACCCGTGAACTGTGCACACCATCGCCACTGATTACACCAGAGATGAAGGTGTCATTTGACTCACCCAAGCCGACCCGCGTCACGAGTCGGCGTTCACGCCACGCCGAGCTGGTCTGGCGCACCCGGCACGGCCCAGAGCGTCGGCAGGTTACGTTTCACTCGACGAGGCTTGCACTGGACTCATCGGTGCGcgcgctttccttctctaACTCGCTTGCCGTCACCTGTGTGGTGGGCTGTCATAACGGCACGGTTGTGGTGGTCGATcacgcctctgctgcggtggtggcgcggtggGCATCGCTGCACGCCGCCCCTGTCACGCGGCTCACCGCGTCGTTGGATGGCCGGTGCGTGGCCTCAGCCGACGAGCACGGCGTTGTGCGCTTAACATACATTGGCATCACTGGATCGGTCTTTGCCACCTTCAGCGGTCATCATGGTGCTGTCACTGGCTTGTGCTTCCGTCCTCCGCGCACAGGCCAAGACGAAGACGTCGCTGGTGGGACTGATCCTCTGCAAGCGCCtccagcggtgctgcttaCCGCTGGAGAGGATAGTACATTGCAGGCATGGAGAGTGgacagcagtggcagtagAGGCTTCGGGACTAAGACAGCTATGTCGAGGCGCCACCTGATCACCGCACACTGCACAGCTATAACGGCGGTGGCATCGTCGTGCAACGGCCAACTGATCGTCACCGGCTCTGCAGACGGTACCGCGGTTGTGTTTCGGGTGCCGGAAgaggatgacgatgacgatgtCACCTGTGGGGGGccaggtggagctgcagctaGCAGGGACTGTgccagctgcaccgccacttTGGATCCATCGAAAGCGTCAGGAAAGAGAATGAGCCAAGCCTCCGCGACTGTGGCGGGAAACGCGCAGACAACACGTCCGCTGAAGCCAGCTTTCACGCTGAAGCACGACCACGGTCGTGTTACATGCATCCGTCTAGCACTGCATGACACGCGGATCGTCGTCGGCGTTGTATTCGGACTTGTGTACGTGTGGTCATCGTCTCCAGGGTTAAACCTGGTGGAGGGGCGCTTGCTACTCCGCATTCGGGTGCCGGAGCATGGTCTGTACCCTGTCATCTCGCTGGGCGTGATGGAGCGAAGTTGTGCGGTAGCGGTGGTTGGCGATCGAGGTCAAGGCGTGGCCGGCACGGACAGAACTGCACAGCAAGCCCGGGGCGCGGAGACCGCGTTAACGCTCGCCAACCTGCTGCAGACAGCATGTAGACACACAAGagccagcgccaccgctgccaccgtcctCATGACACCACCAACGGAAAAGGAAGATGAGAGCAGCGCACTCGTGACAGCTGTGTGCGCCAACGGCGATGTGGCCGTCTTTAAGCTGCTCGGCGACGCTGTCTCGCTCGTTATGGCAGCGGACAAGGCACGCCGTCGACAACGCCAGCTGTGTCACCAGCGCCGTACCAGCTACAGCGCCACTAGCGTCCCTCATGGCGCCTTCACACGCAACGGTAGTTTCAGCTGCTCAAGCAGCGCGGAAGCCTTGGATTGTGTCACGACGGAGGTCGGCACAGTGGCGGCACTTCCGGCAAGCAAGAGCCTCGGCTGGGTCGAGAGCGGAAGGGCTCATGGTGAGGTGACGCCCCATgctggcagcaccgccacaacCGCCAACTCAACGCCGCACACGGAAGAAGCAAACCCTGCACCAACGCAGGTGGGGTGGCGGCAACTCAGGACACCCACAACTGACTGCGTTGCGTATGACCGGAGTGGCGCCCCTCTAGCCGCGAGTGCGTCGCTCATACCACAAGAGGTACCCCTCATCAAGGCTTCTCGGCGCCCACGACAGATGCTCGATCGGCGCGCtcagaagctgcagcacctgttGTCTCGCTGTCGTGCAACAGAGGTAGAGCTGTGCAAGAGCTATCACCTGCATCTACATCGGCATCGACTGCGCTGGGCACATGCTGCGGACGCAGAGGAAATTACGAGCGTGGTTTGGCTCAGCTCGCAAAGCCTGAAGCTCCCCCCCTCGGACAACGTAGCGGATGAGGTCGAGGGAAAGCAATACAGGCTTGCCCTCGTTGTGGCACAGCGACAGCTGTTCTTGCTCTTCGGCAATGGGCGTGAAAGCGCCTTGAGCAGGTGTCTCACTGTACGCGTGCCGTCGCACCCCTCTGATGGCGTCCCACCGCTGACGAGTTCCACTGGAATAATGCCAGAAGATGGAACTGCGGTTGGGGCGCAGGAGTGGGGCACCAGCGGCTATGCGACGAGCGCGCAGAATGACGCAGTGCCTCTAGAAGCCGCGGAGTCCACTGCGGCAGAGGAGTTCGAGGTGGATCTCAGCCACATCCTTTGCGAAGACGAGTACTTCACGTCTGCTAGCTCAGCTGTCGAAGTTGCAGGTGTGGCACCGTCAACGGTGACAGCAGAGGTAATACGTTGGTTTGCtgtcgccgtcaccaccagtCATGGTGAagttctcctccttcgcctgcAAGTGCCGCACGTTCATGGAAAGCACACGGACCCTCTGGGCGTATCGACAACGCCTCTCACTGGCGCTGGAGCGAGGCCATCAACTACCGTCATGCAGCACCTATGCACCTACATCCTTCCCAACACCAGCATTACACTTTGCCGGCGACTGAGCTTTACCTGCTCAGTGGCCGACCaagcagaagagggagacgacGTCGAggccagcaccagcggtgccGTACTTCACCGCATGACGGCCTCCCCTCATGCAACAAGCATCGAACTGTGCGCACTGCCGCCTGCGCTGGGAGCGTCGCTTGACGCCAGCGCCACGTCACTTCCTTGGGGCGCCGCTGCAACAGTGGTGGAGAGagtggcgctgctcgcgGGCTGCACTGATGGCTCGACGCGGGTGTGGCTAGCGGCAGTGCCCCCGCCATCGCCGCACTCTTGCTGCGCGTGTTCAGTGGATGTCAAAATGGCCGAAGCCCCTAAACAGCCACACATTACCCGCGCCAACTGGACCCCAATCGGTTGCTTTttctgcaccagcagcgtctgcgtTGTCTCCGGCTTGCTGAACGGCAGCGGGCAACGCGCCAGTGGCAACGGAGTATCAGCACCGGTACCCTCGCTGCGGTGGATCGTGGGTGACACGCTCGGCAATGTGTATCAGCTCCAGCTGGAGCGAGACGCCCCTGGTGGTGTGGCCGCCCTGCTAGGCAACTCGCGTGGCATGCTGAAGGTGGCCGCCAGCGGCACGAGGAACGGCAATAGCGGCGACTCAGAGGTGTCACTGACTCAGTTCAATGCAGATGACGTCAGCGCCAAACCGTGGGTTCGTTCGCTTCAGAAGTCACCCGCCATGATGAGCCACACCTCACCGGCCTCAGTGGTGCAAGCAATGCTAACGTCCAGTGCCAGCATTTGTGCGGATGAGAGCTTTCTGGCTGGTGTTGGCATGACAACAGATGAGGCTGTCAGCACCCTGGCGTGGCCAGGATGGGCGTCTCACTCGCCGGAGGACTGGATAGCTCCGGTGGATATttcgtcatcgctgccaaCACTGCTGAGACGCGCTGCGCCCTCGACAGGAATGAGAGCGAATGCAGCCTCCGAGTGGCAGAACACGGACGGCAAGCTGCGGGCGGCAACGCGGTCTCCTtctgccggcgccgcggaTGGAACTCTTCGGATCGGCGACGAAAGTCCTCAGCTCTCGACAGccgcccctctccactcCACTCGTGCGAACTTGCCGCCCGTGCAGTGTTTTTGCCTGCCTGATCTGCCTCAGGTGCAGCGGGTAAGTACTACTGTCTTTCCTAACACAACAAACAGCACCGCCGAGTGTGCAACTGAGCGCGGCTCTGGCGGACCTGCCCATCTGACGTTGCTGAACGGCATTagtctctcctctccaccggcagcgctgccatcgtTCGCGACAGGACCACGCCCGAACTACGGCGTGTTGGAGCACCAAGGCGCCTCTAACGACGGAAGAGCGCTCTCGGTGGAACAAACCTTTTCGATGCCGCTGACTAGTCTCTTGACAGATTATCGCCGGCAGGGGGCAGGCGCGGACAGCGGCACTTCAGAAGCCTCGAGCTgcaaggcagcggcggtgaagcTGTCAAGACGCGGCGAAACGAATGCCACTGTGCACTTTGAGGTATCAACCGCGCCGCCCGTAGTatcgccagcaccgtcactCAACCAGTCGCTACCACAAGACGACCGCCAGCAACACTgcagcaacgacgacgatgaggaAGACTACTTTGCCGTCTTGTACGAAACAAAGCCACCGATGTCGCAGCTTCCGTACGCCGATCGGCCCGAGGCAAGTCGTGCCTGGCTACTTCACCAGCAGGAGGTACTGAAGGAGGCGATGCGTGTGCAGCAGTACAACAAGTTGGCACGACGAGCACTGGAGGCGTACCAGCTGCGCatggccaccgcggcgggTCTGTGAGGGGCtgagaaagcaaaagaaaaagtgcgACGGGCGCCAGAACCGCGTCATGCACGAgggcgggggtggagagaCGGGACGGTGATGGCTCACGCAAAGACAAGCCTATAGGAATTCTCTCAGGCAAAAGCTGCGTAGGGTGCCGAGGTGCACTCTAAAAACTTGATGTGTAAGGGTGCGTGCGTTCGACAATGGGCGGACTAGTGGAGGGGGCTCCCGACAGCATCACGCACAAGGCCCCATTGATGGCACTcggtgcacacacatacacacacacacacaccgccgcgTCGTATCAGGCGCCGATTCAACAACGCGGACACTGCGTTGATGCACTTCTGCGTTGTGTATTGTTCTAAAGAGCAGTctcgagagggagaaaggagaagcgagatCGCGAGGCAACTACCGCCAGTGCAGCGTCGTTGgtcagcggtgctggactCCGGTGTGCATTGTCAACGCGCTTATACTTTGGTTGCAGCCTTCTTCTGGAGACTTGTTTTGCATAGCGAGTCCCGCGATGAAAGAAGCAACATAGCTGATCAGTTCGAAGTCTTCTCCCATCGATCTGGCTGTACATGTGGGTGCATGGCTGTGGGTGTCCTATGATGAGTGAGATCACGCACAGTCATGTCCACGCGGTTTCACGCGCCAACCCCAAGTACAGTAAAGAGCAAGGTATTCCTCAGCGCGGATTAGCCGGCATGtgcacctctcttttttACACTCCTCTTCATCATTCACCGTCCCCTCCTTCGATTTCTTCGTTGTTTAACgtcttcacacacacacgtggacACATCAAGCAAGTAGCCGAAACAAGGTGGTTACTGGATCaggaagaagcaaaaggaaaaaagctCCTGCAGGTCGAGCAATGGCGGTCCCAGAAGGTCGAAGCATCTACGAGGTGCTTGGCACCGTCCTCTACTGCACGGTACCCGTCATCATCGATAACGCCGACGACCCAAACGcggagcaacagcagcaacaacagaagCAATGGGGTGACGTCGACATCCCTCTTGACTACGCCGCCGCCCTGGCGTTGCGCGAGATCGATGAGGCAGCCATGGCCGCACGCTACACGGCTACCAAAGCCAGAGGTGCCGCTTCCGCCACAGTcggaggtgctgcatcgCGCGATGGTGCCATGGTGGCTGAGAGAGTGCCtttcgcagcagcagcagcaggcgcttcGGCGGCCGTGCCGTCTAcagtgccggtgccgcctcAGCGATCTGGCACGCCGCCCTTCATGTCGGCGCGCTACGGCACCTtaggcggtggtggaagacAATTTCCCGCTGCAAAGACGACACAGCGTGTCTGCAGTGGCGGAAGCGCCAGCAGGAATGCCTTTGGAGCCAGCCTCCGAAGCGGTGCCGAAGTTGGCGGCACCCAACGGGACGCGGGTGAGGCCGTAGATATTGCAACACAGAACGCCTATCTCGTCAAGGCACACATCCGCGCTGCGGTAGCGGCgaagagcggcagtggtactgctgctgggccTGCTGCATTGCGGTCGACCCGCggtagcagcggcaacggcgcgTTGACGGTGGCGCAAGCGATGGAGATTTTGTTTCCTATAGAACCGGAgggccacggcggcggtagcCGAGATGATTCCGCCAAAGACGGCGAAAAGGAGACGAGTTATGGTACGCTGACATCTCCGCTCTCCGCTTCCCCATCTGGGGCCCTTGGCGCAGcaaccaccgctgctgccacatcAGCTGCGAGTACGCCGGTGATGTGGCGCAGAGCCGACGTTTCCCACCTGTCTCGCCTAGACGTGGTGCTCCTCTACAAGCACCTTCAAcgccgctgcacctgcgAGTCGGCGCGCCCTCGCGGGTTTGTGTGTCCAAATCGAGAGCGCATCTACAACGATGGCCTCCGCGAGCTGATCCGGCAGGTGACCCTCCTGTGCCCAGAGCGCGGCCTCCTGCTCGATGAGTTAGCCCGTAGCATGCGTGAATCGATCGAGACGTACgatgtgctgctcgacagTGCAAACCAGTACGCTGTGCGCAAGAGTACTGAACGTGATCTGCATCAGTACCTGTTTGCGGAGAAGGCCGCGCTCGAGACGGAGGTGCGCCGTCGTGAGTATCGTGTTAGCGAGTGGCGCGCTAAGTACGCTGGTCTTCAGAAGCGTTTTCAAGAACAACAAGCGGCGGACAGCAAACTACACGCAGAGGAGATCGCCTACGCCAAGCGTGCTAACCAGCAGCTGGTGAGCGAAATCAAGCGGCTCGCCtcggaggcagagaaggccAAGGAGGCCTGAAGCGTGCGTTTGTACATCTCCAcatgtgggtgtgggtgtggggggggcCGGTGGGTGTCTACCACTGTATGTAGCGTGGcggcttctttctctcttttcttttccagctcctccctttcccaaGCGTCTGTGACGGTGGTGTCTTGGATTTCACCCCCGGGTGTGGATTTCAAGTTGCTGGTCGAATGTGACATGTACCTCTGATCTGGATGTATACGACAGTGCTGTGTgccgtgggtgtgcgtgcgtcggcTCGCTTGTGCCTCACGTGGGTTTTGTCTCTGTTgttctcgcttctctttgcctGCTTGTCAATCACGTTGGCTTGCAATGTTTGCTTCGGTGCTGGTGTGCACGTGAaggcgtgtctgtgcagCCCCACCCCTGTTGGCGTCACCCTCATCTCCCTCTcatccccctcttcttcctcccaTGCAGGGAAAACGAAAGGGACAAtgcgggggagggtgggaggggggagatggACAGCggagggtgggagggaggcgatGTGAATGCCAGAGTGTGTCATGTAAACTAGGCGTTTGACCACGGCTATAGCCATTGGTGCTTAGCACTACTACTAGTACAAAGCGAACGCACCACAGCAGTACGTGTGCGTAGCGCGTGCAaacgcagccgccaccacgagTGCCTTGCAGCGTGTGGGAAACGGCCCCCTAATTGGGCACTGCCCattcacgcacacacgcaaatatatatatatatatacgtgCGTTTCACCTCGTGGCgggggaaggcggagggCATGTGCGGAAGATGCTGATAGGCATGGCGTCAATGCGCAGCTCAGAGCAGGGGCCGCTTTCTTTTGGTCTCAAtatgtgtgtttgtgtactTCTCAACCCGCCTTCGCACCCGCTGCAACTCCTCTTTGGCCATTCATCACACTActcactaccaccaccacccctctcctcctccgcctcctgcggTGCCATGCTCTTGCTACCCGTGCGTCTGTGTCCACCCACTCGACCATGCCAGACCACCAGAACAGAGATCGCGGTCGAAGAGGGCAAAAGCCAACGAGAGACTCGCTTGAGCCGATTCAGAGAGGATAAGCAAGGGGCTCTGTCAACAcaccccactccccctccctcccccaactCTCTTGCTTGGTACTCCACTGTTTTGCCCGACAAGCTTacgggcagctgctgctcccgcGCCCGTCCCGCgcactccttcctccctgtTCTTCTACGTACTTGGTGCTTTCCTGGTTGTgtcgcacacccacacatatacacacacgtcTACCGAGACGCGCGCACAACGCACTCGTTTGCCCATCGCATggcacctcccctccccccactcccatTTCATGTAAGTTAGCTTCTTCCTGTCACTCCTGTGTTTCTGTGGATGTGTGATTGCATTtctgcacacacgccatTGTGTTTTGTGCCTGggcctcactctctctgtacCATTCGACCatcccctctcgccctcctcctcctcccttcatCCCCACGCTTATCACATACGTGTGCACAGGCGTGTTCAAGCAAACGTCGTCTATACCTCTTCCTTACCAGTTCGACTGTCTTTTTCtcagcgtgtgtgcgtgtgtgtgtgtgtgtgtgcgtagcgAAGCGCACCCCTTTGCTCATTTTTCGCTTGTCTATTGAGAGGCATTCATGCAGCGGCGCTTGGCATCACGACACACGTGCACCATCGCGCTAACTGAgcttcgcttctcctccggATTTTCTTTCACCCTCCCATTCCCCTCAGCCGTATAAAGAAAATCAGCTCGTGACTGTCCCATGGAACCCCCAACCGAGCGAGCACAGTGGCATGCTGCTGGCTGGTATGGTAAGTgtgacggcgtggcgtcggcgAGACGAGAACATGCAAGGCTTGGCACGACGCTTGGTGTTGAGGACACCAACAACAATCAGGTCACCTCTGTAGCGGCAGGGATGACCTCGGCAAGGCAGCCTTCGCAATTCTCCCTGACCGCAACCACCAGACACCACGACAAGTCCGCccggcagcacctgctgtCGATAGAGCAGGACAACGGACTAGGCGGCACTCACACGCGGCAAACAAAGCCGTGTaccgctgtcgtcgctgccgccacggcagcgacacggcctttcttctctgcagCCAGCGTTCGTGACCCAGCGGCGAGTGTCTCTTCGCAAGAgcggcagagctgctcagccttcttcgcctgccCCCCCAGCGCCGCGGACACCCTCCCCAACATAATGAACTACTCCTCCGTATCGCACCCGGCGCTGAGGTCGCGCTCCATCTCGGCctttcagcagcagcaactgcagTACCTCCGCATTCTGTcaagccacagcagcagtgcgcagaGCAGCCTCTTTTATGATCGACCATCgtcggcggcaccgcgcaCGGATGACTCACGACTGGAGACATTGggaagcgcagcggtgcactCACCAGGGAGTGCGACGTCGCTGTCGAGCGGGAACAGATTCGGGCTCTCCGCGATGAATCTGATGAAAGCTCCACCTGTGGCCACCACGGCGCAGATGCGTGCCTTCAGCAACAAGACCCTCTATGCACGTCCTCGGTCAGCGAGCTTTACCTATACCTCCTTCTCAGGctcgcagctggcggagccGAATCACGACTTGGCCGAGGTTCTGGGGGTCGGAAGCAACAGCTCTCCCACTGCACGGACGCAGCGGACAGGCATGATAACCAACAGCGCTGCCAGAGGCCCTGAGCCACTCTCGCAGAGTCGCCAACGTCGTCCTTTATCTGCACCGCGGTCTCGCCACACCTCTACGATGGAGGAACGAGAGCAGGCCGTTGTGGGTGACGCAATCGTAaaggctgcgcagcgcattCGTAGCCGCCCAGAGTCGATGGTGCCGTACCAGCAACCGCGACAGACCTCAGATGGCCTACCACCTCGAGCTGTACAGATGCACGCGCAAGGCACCCGCGCGGACGCAGCCGACTCTGGAACCTCAGGTTGCCAGTCAGGTGAATATGCCTCTATCGAGGACAGCGGCTACAGTGACCACTTCTTTGAAGAAGGTGCGGCGTCTGAGGAGCTGGAAATGGTGATTCCCTTCACACCCCAAGCTGCTGCCGGGGCAGCCGGGATCGAGATTGGCCCTGCTGCAGGGGAGTGGAACCTACCGCGCATTCAGCAACGCATCCTAGCGGCACGGTCGCAAGCAGAGGTGCACCAACACTTCACCAGCGCCATAGAGATACTACTCGCTGTGCAAATGAGTCTGGACGTGGACTATCAAGAAGCTTCgcagggcggtggtggcggcgaacCTGCCTCGGGCTTCTCGCTCACACCTGCACAACGGGCGTACTACGCCGATCTTGTGGGGCGCGAACTGCAATACGTCACCGCTCTGTGGATAGCGAAGCTGCAGTACACGGAGTCGCCGACGCTCACCGTCACGGCGCCAGCTACGAATCGGCTTCGAGAAGCTGTAAGTATTACCAGCCCCTACACGGTACCTCCCGACGCTACGCTGGCAACTGAGGCGAGGTGGGAGGAGAATAGGCCGCGTTCCAGCAATAGTCAGGGCAGCAGAACCAGCCGTCGTACAGCGACGCACATGGCCAATAGCACTGCCGCCAGCACGCTGCAGCCTGACGGTGCCACGCCTGCGCACGCAGATGTGGCGGTGAATTGTGCCTGGACAGGCCATCGATTCCTCAAGAGATCACTACGCAAGAAGGCTCGGGTCGAGTTTCAGGAAGCACCAGTGACTCAGGCTTCCGCTCATCTAGCGCGGCCTCCGCGTGACAGTGTTACGGATGACTTCTGCCGTGGTGGGTCGGAGGCAAGTCACCTCAGCAGCGTTCTCGGCGATACCAACAGTAGCAAGGTACAGGCGTCTTCTCCGCATACTTCAGCATCTGATGGGCGCGTCATATCCACTACCGGTATCCGCGAGAGTAACCAGCCTGTCCACGTTGTCCCAGCATGCCTGACACTTCACAGAACGACAGAGTTTGCACAGCGTAGCGTGCAAAGCTCACTGATTTGTCAAAGGCGCACCAAACAGCCCATCCGCCGTGACCCGTGCTTGATAGAGGCCCTCAGCACTGACTCGTCTCTTCTCGAAGAGCTCCCCTCGCTGTGGGATGACGAGGTGCTCGGGCCGAAGCTGCACTCACCCTTTGAGAGCGCCGTGATCGAGCGCGTGCGAGACCTCTCCACGCCAGTGAAGAAGTCATCTGCCAACGCCCCCAAAACGGCGACAGAGGAGAAATCATCCTCTCACAGCAGCCCTCTCCGTCACACAGCCAAGA is a window from the Leishmania panamensis strain MHOM/PA/94/PSC-1 chromosome 26 sequence genome containing:
- a CDS encoding hypothetical protein (TriTrypDB/GeneDB-style sysID: LpmP.26.1100); protein product: MAVPEGRSIYEVLGTVLYCTVPVIIDNADDPNAEQQQQQQKQWGDVDIPLDYAAALALREIDEAAMAARYTATKARGAASATVGGAASRDGAMVAERVPFAAAAAGASAAVPSTVPVPPQRSGTPPFMSARYGTLGGGGRQFPAAKTTQRVCSGGSASRNAFGASLRSGAEVGGTQRDAGEAVDIATQNAYLVKAHIRAAVAAKSGSGTAAGPAALRSTRGSSGNGALTVAQAMEILFPIEPEGHGGGSRDDSAKDGEKETSYGTLTSPLSASPSGALGAATTAAATSAASTPVMWRRADVSHLSRLDVVLLYKHLQRRCTCESARPRGFVCPNRERIYNDGLRELIRQVTLLCPERGLLLDELARSMRESIETYDVLLDSANQYAVRKSTERDLHQYLFAEKAALETEVRRREYRVSEWRAKYAGLQKRFQEQQAADSKLHAEEIAYAKRANQQLVSEIKRLASEAEKAKEA